The following proteins come from a genomic window of Deltaproteobacteria bacterium:
- a CDS encoding Stp1/IreP family PP2C-type Ser/Thr phosphatase, whose product MEILVQGRTDKGIVRSNNEDNFYLNDKVGLLVVADGMGGHASGEVASKMAIDVIRDYIIEVKEGQYPQIGKYREEFSEETNRIGSAVRLANRVIYEAAQSNPGWQGMGTTVAAVLLNGNLLSIVHVGDSRVYLVRAGNIEQMTDDHSVVYEQVKRELLTKEEAQKSEMKNLLTRALGATLEVEVDFAELTLTDGDILILCTDGLSSMVSDDDILSVMLSSNDPTAACERLIDMANKNGGKDNITVITGYIRKKSWFSFLLNFKEWFRR is encoded by the coding sequence TTGGAAATTCTTGTTCAAGGCAGAACAGATAAAGGGATTGTCAGATCGAACAACGAGGATAATTTTTATCTTAATGACAAGGTGGGCCTTCTTGTTGTTGCCGATGGTATGGGAGGGCATGCTTCCGGAGAAGTAGCGAGCAAGATGGCCATCGATGTAATCAGGGACTATATTATCGAGGTAAAAGAAGGGCAATATCCACAGATCGGCAAATATCGGGAAGAATTTTCTGAAGAGACAAATCGTATAGGCTCAGCGGTACGTCTTGCCAACAGGGTTATCTATGAGGCGGCACAGAGTAATCCCGGATGGCAGGGCATGGGCACGACGGTAGCAGCGGTCTTGCTCAACGGGAACCTACTGAGCATTGTTCATGTCGGTGATAGCAGGGTTTATCTTGTCAGGGCAGGCAATATCGAACAAATGACCGATGACCATTCGGTGGTCTATGAACAGGTCAAGCGTGAGCTGTTGACGAAAGAAGAGGCCCAGAAATCCGAGATGAAAAATCTCCTTACGAGGGCCCTTGGCGCAACACTGGAAGTTGAGGTGGATTTTGCTGAGTTGACTCTCACGGACGGTGATATTTTGATACTATGTACAGACGGTCTCAGTTCAATGGTTTCTGATGACGATATCCTCTCTGTTATGCTTTCATCGAACGATCCAACCGCAGCATGTGAAAGGCTGATCGACATGGCCAATAAAAACGGCGGCAAAGATAACATAACAGTGATTACAGGATATATCAGGAAAAAAAGCTGGTTTTCTTTTTTATTAAATTTCAAGGAATGGTTCAGGAGGTAA
- a CDS encoding FHA domain-containing protein, translating to MAKVLLKFKEAVVKEIQLDQDVITIGRKAENDIAIDNQAISGQHAKITKEGDAIFIEDANSLNGTYVNGQKVFKSELYNGDVILIGVHTLEVISDKVRETDTKGFAVRGRSMDETMVIAPEDQKKILASVDKEKPDILGGFIVIEGSTDKRDYLLKERVTTIGKEDSAGIHLKGFFAPKVTALINRRKEGYFITPAGGKSLKVNGQQVDHRYDLKDGDIVETGGLKLQFYIKE from the coding sequence ATGGCGAAGGTATTACTCAAATTCAAAGAAGCCGTGGTAAAAGAGATACAGCTTGATCAGGACGTTATAACTATTGGGAGAAAAGCGGAAAACGATATTGCTATCGATAATCAGGCTATATCGGGACAACATGCGAAAATTACTAAAGAGGGTGATGCCATATTTATTGAAGATGCAAACAGCCTCAACGGTACCTATGTCAACGGCCAGAAGGTTTTCAAAAGTGAATTATATAACGGCGATGTCATCCTTATCGGTGTTCATACTCTTGAGGTTATATCGGATAAAGTCAGGGAAACGGACACAAAAGGCTTTGCCGTGCGGGGCCGTTCAATGGATGAGACCATGGTGATTGCCCCGGAAGATCAGAAGAAGATACTTGCCTCTGTAGATAAAGAGAAGCCTGACATCCTCGGTGGCTTCATTGTCATTGAAGGATCCACGGATAAGAGGGATTATCTTCTCAAAGAGAGAGTCACAACCATTGGCAAGGAGGATAGTGCCGGGATTCATCTGAAAGGCTTTTTTGCCCCCAAAGTAACTGCCCTTATAAACAGGAGGAAAGAGGGATATTTTATCACACCTGCAGGTGGTAAATCGCTGAAGGTGAACGGCCAGCAAGTTGATCATAGATATGATCTGAAAGATGGTGATATCGTGGAAACTGGCGGCCTTAAGTTGCAGTTTTACATAAAAGAATAG
- a CDS encoding DUF4301 family protein translates to MSDVVFTEADIEQIKTEGLSVNQALAQINLFKRGTRPVKLNRPCITYDGIVTIPKEDIKIITALYEEEARKGRMLKFVPASGAASRMFKEWFRCLENGVFDSEEGKRFVSELKTFAFYNDLGEAISRAGENIENMIKNKRFIDILAYIITSRGLNYGNLPKALLKFHVYPDRNRTALEEHLVEASLHTKGSNRICRVHFSVSEEHQKQVNDYLSRIKKYFEKYYNVQYDITLSTQKSSTNTIAVDLENRPFRDQQGGLVFRPGGHGALLEDLNSIDGDIIFLKNIDNVVPDRLKPVTIFYKKVLGGYLISLQNEIFRYLRMLGKKEPDKDRMAELILFCEQKLHIVFPPRFNDLPLPEKYALIFKKLNRPIRVCGMVKNEGEPGGGPFWINEEDGTQSLQIIEESQIDSRSKEQKALWSSATHFNPVDLVCGVRDYQSQKFDLRAFVDKNSYFISQKSEKGQDIRALELPGLWNGSMAFWNTIFVEVPIETFNPVKTIHDLLRPQHLADL, encoded by the coding sequence TTGTCTGACGTTGTATTTACAGAAGCAGATATTGAACAAATCAAAACAGAGGGGCTCAGTGTTAATCAGGCGTTGGCACAGATTAATCTCTTTAAAAGAGGGACTCGTCCGGTCAAACTCAACCGGCCGTGTATTACATATGATGGTATTGTAACCATTCCGAAAGAAGATATAAAGATAATAACGGCATTGTATGAAGAAGAGGCGAGGAAGGGCAGGATGTTGAAGTTCGTACCCGCTTCGGGAGCGGCAAGCCGAATGTTCAAAGAGTGGTTCAGATGTCTTGAGAATGGAGTTTTTGATTCGGAAGAAGGTAAAAGATTTGTCAGTGAGCTGAAAACATTCGCTTTTTACAATGATTTAGGTGAGGCGATATCGCGTGCTGGTGAGAATATTGAAAATATGATCAAAAACAAAAGATTTATCGATATCTTGGCGTATATCATCACATCAAGAGGTCTGAATTATGGTAATCTCCCCAAGGCGCTTTTGAAGTTCCATGTCTACCCGGATCGTAACCGTACTGCCCTTGAGGAACATCTGGTTGAAGCGTCACTCCATACGAAAGGTTCCAACCGAATCTGTCGCGTTCATTTTAGCGTTTCGGAAGAGCACCAAAAACAGGTGAACGACTATCTGTCCAGGATTAAAAAATATTTTGAAAAGTATTATAATGTACAGTATGACATTACACTCTCAACCCAGAAATCCTCTACCAATACCATCGCTGTGGATTTAGAGAACAGACCTTTTCGTGATCAACAGGGGGGGCTTGTTTTTAGACCGGGTGGTCATGGTGCGCTCCTTGAGGATCTGAACAGCATTGACGGAGACATCATATTTCTAAAGAATATCGACAATGTAGTTCCTGACAGATTAAAGCCGGTCACAATATTTTATAAAAAGGTTCTGGGGGGCTATCTCATCTCCCTTCAGAATGAGATATTCAGGTACCTGCGTATGCTGGGTAAAAAAGAACCGGACAAAGATAGGATGGCGGAGCTGATATTGTTTTGTGAGCAGAAGCTTCATATTGTTTTTCCGCCACGGTTTAACGATTTACCCCTTCCAGAAAAATACGCTTTAATTTTTAAAAAACTTAACCGACCCATTCGGGTATGCGGTATGGTAAAAAATGAAGGAGAGCCGGGAGGCGGTCCCTTCTGGATAAACGAGGAAGATGGGACACAATCGCTCCAGATCATAGAAGAATCACAAATTGATTCAAGGTCGAAAGAACAGAAGGCCCTATGGTCATCAGCAACCCATTTTAATCCGGTCGATCTGGTCTGCGGGGTCAGGGACTATCAGTCTCAGAAATTTGATCTCCGTGCGTTCGTTGATAAAAACTCTTATTTTATCTCACAGAAATCTGAGAAAGGCCAAGATATTAGGGCACTTGAACTTCCGGGGCTGTGGAATGGTTCAATGGCCTTCTGGAACACTATTTTTGTCGAAGTGCCCATCGAAACGTTTAATCCTGTGAAAACAATCCATGATTTACTGAGGCCACAGCATCTAGCCGATCTGTAA
- a CDS encoding serine/threonine-protein kinase: MKKLVKSGISDIIIGIMLTILTVGAFYFGWTPTQYLEYKIYDAGSTLKERVSNSPIVIVAIDDESIANMGRWPWPRGYIAHMIGLLNSYEAKVIGVNIIYSESDFNQGLLEVRDIIKNIESNPGLLKNRQVGEIHTSLKESEKKLDNDAILSASIGESKKVVLPLVFILGSSVSNSGSDVPEYLKQNSIEVSAREGSISGREIVPPIPDFAAKSFALGHINVVADVDGTVRSEPLLVYYEGRAYPSLGLQLTLKYLNYDIKDVSVAGDLTFGNNSVPISDKGKMLISFSKSFPYFSFYDVVSNKVPPEAFKNKIVIIAQSAIGLGAMQATPIGPNVPSWGIIANVVDNILTNDHIVRPGWAFPLEIGVIVFFGVFLALAIPRLKARIGAIASLIILLVWIGAGVYLLMSYGYWIKVIHPSLLLLFGYIIIVSKGYFFTEKAKERIEADSVETNKMLGLSFQGQGMLDMAFEKFRKCPIEDEAIKESLYNLGLDFERKRMFNKAVAVYEHISQAGSFKDIEERAKKLKAAGETMIFGLGGAKKDATVLVDSSQTKPTLGRYEISRELGRGAMGTVYLGKDPKINREVAIKTLRYEEVDEEQIAEVKKRFFREAEAAGKLSHPNIVTIYDVGEDYDLAYMAMELLDGADLAKYCQKENLLPIHDVMKIISSVANALDYAHSNGVVHRDIKPANIMILKNGEVKVTDFGIARVMTSSKTQTGVVLGTPSYMSPEQIAGQKVDGRSDLFSLGVVFYELLTGERPFQGDSIATLMFNITASSPAPIKDLAPNIPQPCINIIEKLLVKDRELRYQQGKELVRELAECIHL; this comes from the coding sequence ATGAAAAAATTAGTTAAATCTGGTATTTCAGATATCATCATCGGGATAATGCTAACCATTTTAACGGTCGGAGCTTTCTATTTTGGATGGACCCCAACACAATATCTCGAATACAAGATTTATGATGCAGGTTCCACCCTTAAGGAAAGAGTCTCTAATTCCCCTATAGTAATTGTAGCGATAGATGATGAGAGTATTGCTAATATGGGGAGATGGCCCTGGCCGCGTGGTTATATTGCCCATATGATCGGTCTTCTGAACAGTTACGAAGCTAAAGTGATCGGGGTAAATATAATTTATTCAGAAAGTGATTTCAACCAGGGCTTGCTTGAAGTGCGTGATATTATCAAGAATATAGAGAGTAATCCTGGTCTGCTTAAGAACAGGCAAGTTGGTGAAATCCATACCTCTCTGAAGGAATCCGAAAAAAAACTCGATAATGATGCTATTCTCTCAGCATCCATCGGGGAAAGTAAGAAAGTAGTGTTGCCTCTCGTGTTTATCCTCGGCAGTTCAGTCAGCAATAGTGGATCTGATGTACCAGAATATCTGAAGCAGAATTCTATTGAAGTTTCCGCTCGTGAGGGTAGTATTTCAGGGAGAGAGATTGTACCTCCTATCCCTGATTTCGCGGCAAAATCATTTGCTCTTGGCCATATCAATGTTGTTGCCGATGTGGACGGAACAGTGAGAAGTGAACCTCTGTTGGTATATTATGAAGGGCGAGCCTATCCATCCCTCGGACTGCAATTGACCTTAAAGTATTTAAACTATGATATAAAAGATGTGAGTGTGGCCGGTGATTTGACATTTGGAAACAACAGTGTTCCTATTTCTGATAAGGGTAAGATGCTTATCAGTTTCAGTAAGAGCTTCCCGTATTTCTCTTTCTATGATGTGGTCAGTAATAAGGTACCTCCTGAGGCATTCAAAAATAAAATTGTCATCATTGCCCAGAGCGCAATCGGCCTTGGTGCAATGCAGGCTACGCCAATAGGCCCTAATGTTCCATCCTGGGGAATTATAGCGAACGTAGTTGATAATATACTCACGAATGATCATATAGTGCGGCCTGGTTGGGCATTTCCCCTTGAAATCGGAGTTATCGTCTTCTTCGGCGTTTTTCTTGCTCTGGCAATACCGAGACTCAAGGCCAGAATCGGTGCCATTGCTTCGCTAATCATTCTTCTGGTCTGGATCGGTGCGGGAGTGTATCTATTGATGAGTTACGGATACTGGATTAAGGTTATTCATCCCTCCCTTCTTCTCCTGTTCGGATATATAATTATCGTCTCTAAGGGTTATTTTTTTACAGAAAAGGCAAAGGAACGCATCGAGGCAGACAGTGTCGAAACCAATAAAATGTTGGGACTTTCTTTCCAGGGGCAAGGCATGCTCGACATGGCCTTCGAAAAATTCCGGAAATGTCCTATTGAGGATGAGGCGATTAAGGAGTCGCTCTACAACTTAGGTCTTGATTTTGAGAGAAAGAGAATGTTTAACAAGGCCGTGGCTGTCTACGAGCATATCTCGCAAGCAGGAAGTTTCAAGGACATTGAAGAACGGGCGAAGAAGCTGAAGGCAGCAGGGGAGACAATGATATTCGGACTTGGCGGCGCGAAAAAGGACGCCACGGTGCTCGTTGATAGTTCTCAAACGAAACCTACTCTCGGCCGCTATGAAATTTCCAGGGAACTCGGACGGGGCGCCATGGGAACGGTTTACCTGGGCAAAGACCCCAAGATCAACAGGGAAGTAGCGATTAAGACCTTGAGATATGAAGAGGTCGATGAAGAGCAGATTGCGGAGGTGAAAAAGAGATTCTTCCGGGAGGCAGAGGCTGCCGGTAAACTCTCTCATCCTAACATCGTTACTATTTATGATGTCGGTGAGGACTACGATCTTGCCTACATGGCGATGGAACTTCTTGACGGAGCGGACCTCGCGAAATATTGCCAGAAGGAAAATTTGTTGCCCATCCATGATGTAATGAAGATAATCTCATCAGTTGCGAATGCCCTTGATTATGCCCATAGCAATGGAGTCGTCCACAGGGATATCAAACCGGCAAACATCATGATTTTGAAAAACGGAGAAGTCAAAGTTACAGATTTCGGAATTGCCAGGGTGATGACCTCTTCCAAGACCCAGACCGGTGTGGTTCTTGGTACACCAAGCTATATGTCACCGGAACAGATCGCAGGGCAGAAGGTGGATGGTCGTTCAGACCTCTTTTCCCTCGGAGTCGTATTCTACGAACTTCTTACGGGCGAAAGGCCGTTTCAGGGTGACAGCATTGCTACCCTCATGTTTAATATTACCGCATCTTCACCGGCCCCGATAAAGGATCTGGCGCCGAATATCCCACAACCCTGTATTAACATTATTGAGAAGTTACTTGTTAAAGATAGGGAGTTACGATATCAACAGGGAAAAGAACTCGTTCGTGAACTTGCTGAGTGCATTCACCTTTAG